The window TGACGGCATCCGGCGCTTTCTCCACAATGATTTCCCGCAGTCTTTCTTCGTTCATGTCGGCATCTCTCCTCTATTCCGGGCGTTTTAATTTATATCCAAGGATAGCAGAAACCCTGCGGCATTTCGCTTGTCTGTCCTCTTTCCCGGAGAAAAGATGACAATTTTTATCGGGCTTTTGACCTCGGTCATGTTTTGCTTCGCGCTCTTTGGCTATGCTGGCCTCACGATCACGACGGAAAGGACGAAAGGAGCCCGACCATGAATCTGCCTGAGGAAATCGGCAACCAGCCGATCAATAAAACCATCGAACAGCATCCGCGCATCGGCGAAATCCTGCAGAAGTACGACATCGGCTGCGTCACCTGCGGCGTCGGCATCTGCCTGGTCAAGGATGTGGTCTCCATCCACGCCTTGGGCGATGAAACCGAAGCGAAAATCGAAACGGAAATCCGCGACTATCTCGCAACCCTCGACGCATAAAGGAGAATCCCCATGAATAAACTCGCTTGCGGCTGCCCCGGCAGCCATGTTCAAACCATCGAGCGCAACGAAACCAACACCAACGCAGCGACCGGCCGTCTGCCCAGCGAACTGCGCCAGTGGCCGACTCAGCTGCATCTGGTGCCGCCAAGTGCCCCCTGGCTGCAAAATGCCCACCTGCTCATCGCCGCAGACTGCGTCCCCTTTGCCTACGGCGACTTCCACCGCGACTTCATCAAGGACCGGGTGCTGGTCAACGCCTGCCCGAAACTGGACGACACCAGCCCCTACGTGGAAAAGCTGGCGGCGATCATCCGTCAGAACGATATCCAGTCGATCACCGTCACTATCATGGAAGTTCCCTGCTGCCGGGGACTCGGCCTGATGGCCCAGGAAGCGGTCAAACAATCGGGCAAGGATGTGCCCCTGGAGATCGCGGTCATCGGCATCGACGGAACCCGGAGGAGTTGACCATGAAAACGAACGTCACTCAAGTGATGATGGAGGAGCACCAGCTGATTCTGCGCATGATCGCCCTGGTCGAAAAGAACGCCGGCCGGGTGGCGCGGGGCGAGTTCCGCAACTGGCGCTTTTTTCTCGACGCCGTCGACTTCATCCGCAACTATGCTGACCGTTTTCATCACGCCAAGGAAGAAGATGTTCTCTTTGCCGCCCTGGTGAAGAACGGCATGCCGGAAAAGCAGTCCCCCATCGAAGCCATGCTCATGGAACATGACGCCGGTCGCGCCCATGTGCGAGGGATGGAGAAAGCGGCACGCCAGGCGCTGGACGGGGACGAGAGCGATATTCCGTCCCTGCTCGAACACGCCCGGGGCTACGCCGAGCTGCTGCGCGGCCACATCGATAAAGAAGACACCATCCTCTACCCCCTGGCCGAGCGGGTTCTGCCGGAGGATCTCCGTCCGGCCATGCTCGACGCCTACCAGGCCGCCGAGGGCCGCACGCCGGAGTTGGCCGAAACCTACCGGCAGATGGTGGAAGACTACGAAAAGGAGACAATCTGATGATTTTTCGCGCCCTGATCCTTTTGGCGCTGCTCTTGGCGGCGGGGCCGGTCCTGGCCGGTCCCATGTCGGCAGTCACCTGCCACTGTTTCACCGACCGCAGCTACGACGCGGCCCGTCCCGAGGCGGCCGACGCCTATTATCTGGCGGCAACCCAGAACACCTTCTTCGCCCAGCTTTTCAAGACCGAGAAGAAGCTGCTGGTGCGCGGCAAGCAGAAAGGGATGCTCATGGCGGACTTCTGGGTGGCCCATTATGTCGCCGAACAAACGAACAGCTCGGCGGAGACGTTGCTGAAAGCGCGCTACGAGCACCCCAACTGGAGCGCGACTCTGGCGGCTCAGGGGATCGACGGCCAAGCCTTGGAGCTTTTTTTCGCCAACGCCCTCGCCTCGGAAGCCTCGGGCACCCAGCTCGACCGGGTGATCATCGATGAACTGCTGCCGCGCCACGGGGTGCTGACCAAAGAGGATATCGCCCCATTGCGCCAGGGGGGCCTGGAAAATCAGGAGATGCTGATGGTCGCCCTGCTGGCGAAAAAGACCGGCAAACCGGCGCAGACGATCGCCCAGGAAAAAAAGGATAGCGGCAAGAGCTGGAGCGGACTCTTCCACGAAGCCGGCATCGACATCGCCCGCATCGACACGGAAATCACCACGCTGCTGGGCACACTCGGCTAGAACAACTCGGGAGCTGGTCTAACCGAGCGAGTATTTCATCCGCCTAAAAAGATCAGCGAATCGCGCCTTTACTCTCCACTCCATTAATGCTATAAAGCCTCACCGTGAATCGCCGGGTTGTCCCGGCGGTTCTTTTCTTTTTTTACGCGAGGAAAGCAAAAACATGATCAGCGCCCACAATATCGCCCTGGCCTACGGCAAGCGGGTGATTTTCAAAGACGTCAACATCAAGTTCACCCCCGGCAACTGCTATGGTCTGATCGGCGCCAACGGCGCGGGGAAATCGACCTTTCTCAAGATCCTCGCCGGGCAGTCCGAAGCCGACAAGGGAGAGGTCATCGTCAGCCCGGGCGAACGCATCGCCATGCTGCGCCAGGACCAGTTCGCCTTTGACGAGGAGACGGTCTTTCATACCGTCATCATGGGGCATAAACGCCTTTTCGAAGTGATGCGCGAGCGCGAGGATCTCTATGCCAAAGGGGATTTCAGCGAGGAAGACGGCATCCGCTCGGGCGAGCTGGAAGCGGAATTCGCCGAGATGAACGGCTACGAAGCGGAAGCCGAAGCGGCGGTGCTCCTCGACGGTCTCGGCATCCCCGAGGAATTGCGCCACAAGCGGATGAAGGAGCTGGAACCGGGGGACAAGGTGCGGGTACTCCTCGCCCAGGCCCTGTTCGGCAATCCCGACATCCTCTTGCTCGACGAGCCGACCAACCATCTCGACCTGAAATCGATCGCCTGGCTGGAGGATTTCCTCTTCCGCTTTCCCAACACGGTCATCGTCGTTTCCCATGACCGCCACTTTCTCAATCAGGTCTGCACCCATGTGGCCGACATCGACTTCGGCAAGATCACCGTCTACGTCGGCAACTACGATTTCTGGTATCAGGCCAGCCAGTTGACCCTCAAGCAGAAGCAGGACGAAAACCGCAAGGTCACCGACAAGGCCAACGAACTCAAGGAGTTCATCCAGCGTTTTTCCTCCAACGCGAGCAAGGCCAAGCAGGCGACCTCGCGCAAGAAGCTGTTGGAAAAGCTCACTGTCGAGGAACTGCCGGTCTCGTCGCGCAAATACCCCTTCGTCGTCTTCAAGCCCGAGCGCCCCTGCGGCGACATCATCCTTGAAATCAAGGGACTGTACAAAAAGATCGACGGCGTCGAACTCTTCGGCGGCCTCGATCTCTTCGTCAACAAGGGGGACAAAATCGCCTTCGTCGGCGCCAACGCCCTGGCCAAGACCACCCTTTTCCAGATTCTCGCCGGCGAACTGGAACCGGACGCCGGCAGCTGCCGCTGGGGGGTAACTATCACCCCAGCCTACTTCCCCAAAGAGAACAGCCGCTATTTCGACAACGATCTCAACCTGATCGAATGGCTCTGCCAGTTTCCGCCCTGCGACGGCGAGACCTTCGCCCGCGGCTTTCTCGGGCGCATGCTCTTCTCTGGCGATGAAGCGACGAAAAAAACCCGCGTCCTTTCCGGCGGCGAGCGGGTGCGCTGCATGCTCGCGCGGATGATGCTCAAAGGGGCCAACGCCCTGGTTTTCGACGAGCCGACCAACCACCTCGACCTCGAATCGATCACCGCCCTCAACAACGGTCTCATCGCCTTTTCCGAAGCGATCCTCTTCACCTCCCACGACCATCAGTTCATCGAAACCCTGGCCAACCGCATCGTTGAATTTTTGCCGGAGGGCTATATCGACCGCGCCATGAGTTTTGAGGAATACCTGGAGAGCCCCGAAGTGGCCCGCGAGCGGGAACGGCTCAGCCCGGACCACGCCGACCTGAAGCTCTAGACCATGGCCGGCGAAACGCGCGCGGATATCGCGCCCGGCATGACCGTAGCGATCGTGCTGAAAAAGGATCAGAAGAGCGGCACGCTGACCTGGGGCGTGGTCAAGAACCTGCTCACCAGCGCCCCCTATCATTCGCGGGGGATCAAGGTGCGTCTGGAGGATGGGCAGGTGGGCCGGGTTCAGATCATCGGAGAGCCCGACTGAAATGAATCGCGCCTCCCGCAACCGGCTGACCACCCAACTGCTCCCTCAGTTTCCCGGGAACAACCTTTTCGATCGGGTCGCCCGCGCCTGTTGCCGGGCGGGCTGCCTGCCACGCAAGGAGTTGTTCGAGGCCTGGGAAACGGCGCGGCGGACGCGGCGGCGGCTGCGCGGAGGGCGGGTGGTCGATCTGGCCTGCGGCCACGGGCTGCTCGCCCAACTGCTGCTTTTGCTCGACGACAGTTCACCGGAAGCGCTGGCCGTGGACCTGCGCCTGCCGGCGAGCGCACCCCGACTGGCGGCGGTGCTCGGCGAAGACTGGCCGCGCCTGGCGGGGCGGGTACGGTTCATCGAAGCCGACCTGAATACCGTCGAACTTTCCGCCGACGATCTGGTCGTTTCGGCCCACGCCTGCGGCGGCCTCAGCGATCAGATTCTGGACCGTGCCCTGGCCGCCCGCGCCCGGCTGGCCCTGCTCCCCTGCTGTCACGACCTCAAGGGCGCCGACCTCGGCGGCCTGCACGGCTGGCTCGACGGCTCCCTCGCTCTCGACGTGCTGCGCGTCGAACGCCTGCGCCGCGCCGGCTATCGGGTCCACACCCAGACCATCCCCGGCGACATCACCCCGAAAAATCGTCTACTGCTGGCCGAGCCGCGCTGACGGCGGCCCGCCGCCCCCCATCTCCCTTCCCGCCTCTCCACAAACCCCTGCCGTCTGCTGCCGGCCGAAAAGGTTTCCCCTCAAGCTATCGGTATCTTTTATCCGTGGGAGGGTGTAGTATTAAGCATTGATCCGCCCCCCACCCCACCCTCGCCCCTCTTCCCCTTCACTGCCGTAATGAACTGAGTTTACGGTCTGAAGCGGCCCGTTGCCTGCCAACGGGTGTTCCAAGCATGCCAATTGGTCAAGCTTGCCCCTTAGATTCCGATCAGCATCCCGGTTTTTATCGGCCATCCTTCGGCTAGTTGCCAACCAGGGAGTTACACGATGCGAAAACCCACGTTTTCCCAAGGCAAAGCGATCGAAACCCGTTGTACCAAATGTCGCAAGGTCACCTCTCACCTTATCCTCGCCATGAACGAATCCACCCCGGGAAAGGTTCTCTGCAACATCTGCGGTCGCCAACATGATTACCAGACAAACGCCACAACCCAGAAGACCGCCGTGCGGCAAAACAACCAGCTCAAGGCCGCCGAACGCAAGGAGTGGGAAGAGTTGCAGCCGACCATCGCGAACGGCGAGGCAACGGATTACTGCATGACCTCCCATTACAAAATCAGATCGCTGATCAGTCATCCGACTTTTGGCTTTGGCTTTGTCCAGCGCATTGTCGGTCCGCAAAAGATTGAGATTCTTTTCGAGGGCGGCAAGAAAACCATGCGCTGCAAATAAGCCTTAGCATTTTCACGAGGAGAGAGATCCAGGAGGCCAGGATGGAAATCTGCGCGCTTTGCGAAGAGCAATCGCGAAAAACCCGCAACGGAAAACCCCACGAGTTTTTAGTAAAAATCGATTCCCTGCGAAAGTTTAACGGGGTAAACCCGCGTGGCTTTGAAGAACAGGATTATCAATGCCTGACCTGCAAGGCAAAATTTACCCAGAGTACCGACAAGAACAATCTCGCCTGGACCCTCTGGCAGGGGTGAGGATTTCCGGCATGTATTTCGACAGGGTGCATAACGGACGGAAGCCAGGATCGGCCGGGGACTCTGAGCAAGTCGCGCCAAAAACTTAGCCATATCTCATTTTTATTATTTTTTTTCTCCGTAACTTTCGCTATCATTCGGCAGCTTTTCCCGAGACCCATTCAACAGGAGGAAGAAAATGAAAAAAGTGTGTATTGTGCTTTCGGTGGTAGCGGCGATGCTCTTGGCAAGCGGAGCGCCGGTGCTGGCTTCGAGCACGGCGAAAAAGCCCTCCCCCGACGAAGCCATCGCCATGCTCAAAGCGGGGAACCAGCGTTTCGTCTCCGGGCAATCGGCCCACCCCCATATCGACGCCAAGCGCATTGCCCAGGCCGCCAAGGAAAACCAGGGGGACCACGCCTACGCTACGATCATCAGCTGCTCCGACTCCCGCGTTCCCGTCGAAGCGATCTTTGATGCCGGCATCATGGACATTTTCGTCATTCGCGTCGCCGGCAATGTTGTCGATACCGACGAAGCCGGTTCCATCGAATACGGCCTGGCCCACGTCAACACCCCGGTGATGGTGGTTCTCGGCCACACCCAGTGTGGCGCGGTAACCGCTGTAACCCACGCCCTGCACGGCGAAGGACACGCTCTCGAGCGCAACATTCCGACCCTGGTCGATAACATCGAGCCAGCAGTGAAGCGCGCCGGCCAACAGTATCCCCAGGTTCACGGCGATGCCATCATTCCCTACGCCATCGAAGAAAACGTCTGGCAGGCCATCGAGGACCTCTTCCGCGAAAGCCCGGCGACCCGCGAAATGGTCAAATCAGGTAAAGCCAAGGTCGTCGGCGCCATGTACGTGCTCGAAACCGGAAACGTCGAATTCCTGCCCGAGGAAAAGGTGCAGAAAATCCTCGCCCGGGTCGAGTCCTCGCGCAACAAAGCCATGGACGCCATGGCCCACTGATCAAGACAATCGCTTCACTTTCTGCACGAAAAAAAAACGCCTGACGACCGGAGCATTCCCGGCCGTCAGGCGTTTTTTTATCCCATTTCCCAACCTTCCCCCCCAAAAAAAACGCAACCACAGAGGGTTGCGTCTTAAAGTTTACAGTTTGAAACGACCGGTTGCTAAAACGGGATGTCGTCATCGGGATTGAAGGGCGGATCGGCGAAGTCTTCGTAGGCCGGGGTTGCCGGGGTTGAGCGCTGGGCCTGCTGGGCCGGGCGACTTTCCTGGCGGTTGCCGCCCCGGGGAGCATAGCCGCCTTCGCGCTGGCCACCGCCTTCGTCGCCGCGCCCGCCGAGCATCTGCATCTGGTCGGCGACGATTTCGGTGATGTAGCGCTTGTTGCCATCCTTGTCGTCATAGGAGCGGGTCTGGATTTTCCCCTCGATATAGACCTGCTTGCCCTTGTGCAGATATTTGCCGCAGATCTCGGCCAGTTGCCGCCAGGCAACGATGTTGTGCCACTCGGTCTTTTCCTGCTGCTGACCTTCGCGGTCCTTGTAGCGCTCGGACGTGGCCAGGGAAAAGGTCGCGACGGCAGCCCCGGAGGGGGTATAGCGAAGCTCGGGATCCTTGCCGAGGTTGCCGACGAGGATGACTTTGTTAACGGACATATGATTCCTCCTTACACGCGGTAAAACGAACGAACGCAAAGCTCGCCAAAACAGGTAAGCATGATACACGGTGAAGATGGGGAATTAAAGCTCTTTCTCCACGCTCCCCAAGACGACGGCGCCTGCGAACATGGAGGATTAAAACCTCCTTCCCGCCGGGAACATGGCGCTTTCAGCAAAGCCGCGAAAAGGTTTGACTCCCTCTGCCGGTGCCACTAAACTAACCTATTCGAGCATTTGCGGAGACTTATCAATCCATGATTCGTACCATTTTTTATTTCGCCACCCTCATCCCCTGGACCCTGTTCGTCATCGTCACCGGCGTTCCCCTGTCTTTCATCAGCCCTGACTATCTGCACAACTACGCACGGCTCTGGGCCAGGGTCGGCTTGCTGCTGGCCGGGGTGCGGCTGAAGGTCAGCGGCCAGGAGCATCTGCGCGCCGGCCAGCCGGTCATCTATATGTCCAACCATGCGAGCAATTTCGATATTCTGGCGCTTTTTGCCGGACTGCCGGGACAGTTTCGCTGGCTGGCCAAGGAAGAACTCTTTCGCATTCCCCTGTTCGGCTTGGCCATGCGCCGCGCCGGCTACATTCCCCTCGACCGTTCGGACCGCAGGAAGGCCCTGCACAGCATGACCGAAGCGGCCAAGCGCATCCGCGACGGCGCTTCGGTGGTGATCTTTCCCGAAGGCACCCGCTCCGCCGACGGCATCCTGCAACCTTTCAAGAAGGGGGGCTTCCTGATCGCCCTCAAGGCCGCCGTGCCGGTGCAGCCGGTAGCGATTTCCGGGAGCTTCGCGATCATGCCCAAGACCAGCCGCCGGATTCACGGCGGGCTGATCGAGGTGCGGATTCTGCCGGCCATCGCCACCGCCGAATTGACCTCCGCCGACACCGAGAAGCTGCTTGCGACCGTGCAGGAGCGGATCGCGGCAGCCCTGGAGGCTTGCCCATGAGCACTCTCGCCCATTCTCCCGAACTGCATCCCGACGCCCTGCGCATTCTGCCCCTCGGTGGGCTGGGCGAAATCGGGCTGAACCTGATGGTCCTCGAATGCCGGGGGGATTTGCTGCTCATTGACTGCGGACTGATGTTCCCCGAGGCCTACATGATGGGGATCGATCTGGTCATTCCCGATGTTTCCGCCCTGGCCGGGCGGGAAGCGGATATCCGCGGCTTGGTTCTGACCCACGGCCACGAGGACCACATCGGCGCCATCCCCTTTCTTTACGAAACCCTCGGCTGCCCGCCCATCTACGGCACGGCCCTGACGCTGGGGCTGCTGCGGGGCAAGCTGGAGGAGCACAAGCTCGCCGGTCGCGCCCGCCTGGAGACGGTTTCCCCCCGCCAGAGCGTTCAGCTTGGGGTTTTTGCGGTGGAATTCTACCGCGCCGCCCACTCCATCGTCGACGGCGCCGGCTTGATCATCCGCACCCCGGCGGGGACAGTCATCCATACCGGCGACTTCAAGCTCGACCAGACCCCGGTGGACGGCGAGCCGACCGACCTCCCCCGACTGGCCCAGTGCGGGGAGGAGGGCGTGCTGCTGCTGCTGGCCGACTCGACCAACATCGAAAAGGAAGGCTACACCCTCTCGGAGCGGGTGGTCGGTGAGGCCTTTCAGCAGATCCTCCCTCAGTGCAGCGGCCTGGTCATGGTCGCGACTTTTTCCTCCAATATCCACCGCATTCAGCAGGTAGTGGATGCGGCCGTTGATTGCGGGCGCAGCGTACTGATCAATGGCCGCAGCATGGTGACGAACACCGACATCGCCCGCAAACTCGGCTATCTGAACATCCCCGATTCGGCTCTCATCGAGCTGCGTGATCTGCGGGACATCCCCCGCGACCAGGTGCTGGTCATCACCACCGGCAGCCAGGGGGAACCCCTCTCGGCCCTCGCCCGCATCGCCATGGATGACCATAAGCAGCTTTACCTGGAGCCGGGGGATACGGTCATCCTCTCGTCGAAATTCATCCCCGGCAACGAGAAGGCCATCTCCGACCTGATCAACCACCTCTACCGGCGCGGCGCCGAGGTCTTCTACGAGACGACGAGCGAGGTTCATGTCTCCGGCCATGCCAGCCAGGAAGAACTCAAACTCGTCCATTCCCTGGTCAAGCCCCGTTATTTTGTGCCGGTGCACGGCGAATACCGGCATCTGGTCAAACATGCGCAACTGGCCCGGCGCATGGGGGTGGCGCCGGAACACGCGGTCGTCCTGGAAAACGGGCAGCCCCTGCTGGTTTCGGAAAACGGCCTGCGCCTCGAAGAACGGCTGGAGAGCGGACGGATTTTCGTCGACGGCAAGGGGGTCGGCGATGTCGGCGTCATGCAGCTGCGCGACCGCAGCCATCTGGCCAATCACGGCATGGTCATGGTGATTCTGGCGATGAACCAGAAAACCGGCGAGATCCTCTACGGGCCGGAGATCCACAGCAAGGGTTTCGTCACCGAGGACGAAAGCGGTGAATTCATGGAACTGGCCCGACAGGCGGTGTGCGACACCCTCGCCGAACACAGCCTGGCCATGCTCGGCGACTGGGAGGAATTGCGGGTCGAGGTCCGCAAAACCCTGCGCCGCTTCTTCAACCGCACCATCGAACGCCGGCCGATGATCCTGCCGGTAATTCTGGAACTTTAACCGGGCGGGTCACGAACCGTTCCGCCGTCGGGGCCTCCCGGTGTGCGCCCAGGGGGAAACGCATTATGCATCGCCTTGTACGGGCGCAGCATGCTGCGCCCCTGCGAAGAGAAGCGTATTCAGCCGGAAAAGACGGATGCGGTCCGTCCCCGACATAAAACCAACTTACCGAATCAAGGATTTCCATGACGCTGCTGCACGCTGTTCTCCTTGGCCTGATTCAAGGCATGACCGAATTTCTGCCGGTTTCCTCCTCGGGACACCTGGCCATGACCCAGCACATGCTCCCCGGCTTCGAGCAGCCGGGCATTCTCTTCGACGTGCTGCTGCACCTCGGCACCATGCTGGCGGTGGTTCTCTATTTCCGCCGCGACCTCGCAAACCTGCTGAGTTCTCCCTTCCGCAAGGACGAGGAGGCGGTCCTGCACCGTCGACTGCTGCTGCTGCTCATCGCCGGTTCGGTGCCGACGGCCATTATCGGATTGACCTTCAAAGACTATTTCGAGGGGATGTTCGAGAACATCCCGCTGGTGGGGCTGATGCTGCTGGTCACCGGCTCCGTGCTCTTCGTTTCGGAAAAATTCCGGCGCGGAAATCGCAAGGAGAAGGATCTGACGTTCCTCGACGCCCTGGTGGTCGGAACCGTTCAAGGTTGCGCCATCATCCCCGGCATCTCCCGCTCCGGCTCGACCATCGCCGCGTTACTGCTGCGGGGCGTCGACGGTGAGACGGCGGCGCGCTTCTCCTTTTTGCTGGCGCTCCCCGCCGTTCTCGGCGCGGCTCTCCTCTCCTTGCGCGACCTGCACGCCGTCCCCGCCGGGGAGTTCCCCCTCTATCTGACGGGAACCGCCGTCGCCTTCGCCGCCGGCATGCTCTCCATCCATTTTCTGCTGGCGGTCATTCGCAAGCGCCGGCTCTTCGCCTTCGCCCTCTACTGCTGGCTGGCGGGCAGCCTGGCTTTGACCCTCACTCTGTAATCGGACGCGCTAATGCCTCAGAACAAACCGCCACTGATCCGGGAACATCTGCAAAAGGAGATCGCCGGCGTCCTCTGCCTCGCCGTCGGGATCTTTATCCTGCTCAGCCTGGTGTCTTTTCATACGTCGGACCCCTCCTTCAACAACAACATCACCTCTGCCACTATCCGCAACTGGGGGGGGGTGGTCGGCGCCAATCTCGCCGATCTGCTCATCCAGATTTTGGGGCTGGTCGCGCTGGTGCTGCCTTTGGCCTGCTTTCTCTTCGCCTGGCGCCTGCTCAAGTTCCGTTCGGTCAAGGTGCGCCTCTACAAAGGGGGGGCGATCCTGATGCTGATCCTCTCCCTGGCCGGACTCATCGCCCTGCGCTTTCACGAGGTCGTCATTTTCGGGCAGCGGATCGAGGAAGCCGGCGGCGCCGCCGGACGGCTGCTGGCCGAGGTCCTCTCCCGTTATCTGAATGTCACCGGCGCCGGCATCTTCCTCTTTGTCTTCTTTCTCATCTCCCTCATGCTCGGCGCCCGCTTTTCGATGGTGCTCTTTCTCGAAGGTATGGCCACCCGAGTCGGCGGCCAGATGGAGCGCCGCCGCGAGCAGCGTGCCGCCGAACGGGAACTTCGCGCCCGCAAACGCAAGGAGAAACAGGAGCAGCCGACCATCATCGCGCCGCCAGTGCGTCCGACCCTGGAGGTAACGCCGCCGGCGAAAAAGAAGAAACGCAAGGACGAGCCCCCACCCGAGCAGGAAGCCTTTGAGTTTCTCGAACCTTCGGGCACCTATCACAAACCCTCCCTGTCGCTGCTCGCCCACGAGGGGGAGGCTCCCCTCCCCATCGACCGCGACGCGCTCATGGCCAACGCCAAGATTTTGGAGAGCAAGCTCAAGGATTTCAACGTCGACGGCGAAGTGGTCGAAGTCAAGCCGGGGCCGGTGGTGACCATGTACGAATTTTCCCCGGCACCGGGGGTGAAGGTCAACAAGATCGCCGGCCTCTCCGACGATCTCTCCATGGCCCTGCGCGCTCTCTCGATCCGCATCGTCGCCCCCATTCCCGGGCGCGGCGTGGTCGGCATCGAAATCCCCAACAAAGAGCGAGAGACGGTCTACCTCAAGGAGATCTTCGAGTCGGAAGAGTTCCAGAAAACCGGCGGCAAGCTCCCCATGGCTCTGGGCAAAAACATCTTCGGCCGCACCGTCGTCTCCGATCTGGCGAAGATGCCGCACCTGCTCGTCGCCGGTTCCACCGGCAGCGGCAAGTCCGTCTCCATCAACACCATGATCCTCTCCCTCCTCTATCGGGCCACCCCCGAGGAGGTGCGCATCATCATGGTCGACCCAAAGATGCTGGAACTCTCCATCTACGAGGGGATTCCCCACCTGCTGCTGCCGGTGGTGACCAACCCGAAGAAGGCCGCCCTGGCGCTGAACTGGGCGGTACGGGAGATGGAGCGGCGCTATAAGCTGATGTCCGACAAGGGCGTGCGCAACATCGACGGCTACAACAAGAAGATCGCCAAGGAAGAAAAGGACAAGGCCGAGCTTAAGGCCCAGGAAAAGCTCATCGTCGAACCGGTGGAGGTGGAGGAGGATGAACTGCCGCCGGTGACCATCGAAGAGGGAGAAGAGCTGGAGCACGGCCACCTCCCCTATATCGTCGTCATCGTCGACGAGCTCGCCGACCTGATGATGGTCGCCGGCCGGGAGATCGAGGAATCGATCGCCCGCCTCGCGCAGATGGCCCGGGCCGCCGGTATTCACCTGATTCTGGCCACCCAGCGGCCGTCTGTCGACGTCATCACCGGCCTCATCAAGGCCAACTTCCCAACCCGAATCAGCTTCAAGGTCTTCTCCCGCATCGACAGCCGCACCATCCTCGACCAGATGGGGGCGGAAACCCTGCTCGGCATGGGCGATATGCTCTTTCTGCCGCCGGGAACCGGTGCCGTGCAACGGGTGCACGGAGCCTTCGTCTCCGAACTGGAAGTGCAGCGGGTCGTCGATTTCCTCAAGAAACAGGGGACGCCGGAATACGACAAATCGATCCTCGCCGCGCCTCCCGCCTCGGACAATGGCGGGGATGGGGAGGAAGAATATGACGAGAAGTGGGACGATGCCCTGGCCCTGATCGCGGATACTCGCCAGGCCTCCATCTCCATGCTGCAACGGCGGCTCCGTCTTGGCTACAACCGGGCGGCGCGCATGATCGAGAAGATGGAGCAGGAAGGAATCGTCGGCCCCTCGGACGGCACCAGCCGCCCCCGCGAAGTCTTTGTCAACAACATCCAAAGGCCTGACT is drawn from Desulfuromonas acetexigens and contains these coding sequences:
- a CDS encoding hemerythrin domain-containing protein gives rise to the protein MKTNVTQVMMEEHQLILRMIALVEKNAGRVARGEFRNWRFFLDAVDFIRNYADRFHHAKEEDVLFAALVKNGMPEKQSPIEAMLMEHDAGRAHVRGMEKAARQALDGDESDIPSLLEHARGYAELLRGHIDKEDTILYPLAERVLPEDLRPAMLDAYQAAEGRTPELAETYRQMVEDYEKETI
- a CDS encoding methyltransferase — its product is MNRASRNRLTTQLLPQFPGNNLFDRVARACCRAGCLPRKELFEAWETARRTRRRLRGGRVVDLACGHGLLAQLLLLLDDSSPEALAVDLRLPASAPRLAAVLGEDWPRLAGRVRFIEADLNTVELSADDLVVSAHACGGLSDQILDRALAARARLALLPCCHDLKGADLGGLHGWLDGSLALDVLRVERLRRAGYRVHTQTIPGDITPKNRLLLAEPR
- a CDS encoding YwbE family protein, with the translated sequence MAGETRADIAPGMTVAIVLKKDQKSGTLTWGVVKNLLTSAPYHSRGIKVRLEDGQVGRVQIIGEPD
- a CDS encoding lysophospholipid acyltransferase family protein, whose translation is MIRTIFYFATLIPWTLFVIVTGVPLSFISPDYLHNYARLWARVGLLLAGVRLKVSGQEHLRAGQPVIYMSNHASNFDILALFAGLPGQFRWLAKEELFRIPLFGLAMRRAGYIPLDRSDRRKALHSMTEAAKRIRDGASVVIFPEGTRSADGILQPFKKGGFLIALKAAVPVQPVAISGSFAIMPKTSRRIHGGLIEVRILPAIATAELTSADTEKLLATVQERIAAALEACP
- a CDS encoding single-stranded DNA-binding protein; the protein is MSVNKVILVGNLGKDPELRYTPSGAAVATFSLATSERYKDREGQQQEKTEWHNIVAWRQLAEICGKYLHKGKQVYIEGKIQTRSYDDKDGNKRYITEIVADQMQMLGGRGDEGGGQREGGYAPRGGNRQESRPAQQAQRSTPATPAYEDFADPPFNPDDDIPF
- a CDS encoding ABC-F family ATP-binding cassette domain-containing protein, which gives rise to MISAHNIALAYGKRVIFKDVNIKFTPGNCYGLIGANGAGKSTFLKILAGQSEADKGEVIVSPGERIAMLRQDQFAFDEETVFHTVIMGHKRLFEVMREREDLYAKGDFSEEDGIRSGELEAEFAEMNGYEAEAEAAVLLDGLGIPEELRHKRMKELEPGDKVRVLLAQALFGNPDILLLDEPTNHLDLKSIAWLEDFLFRFPNTVIVVSHDRHFLNQVCTHVADIDFGKITVYVGNYDFWYQASQLTLKQKQDENRKVTDKANELKEFIQRFSSNASKAKQATSRKKLLEKLTVEELPVSSRKYPFVVFKPERPCGDIILEIKGLYKKIDGVELFGGLDLFVNKGDKIAFVGANALAKTTLFQILAGELEPDAGSCRWGVTITPAYFPKENSRYFDNDLNLIEWLCQFPPCDGETFARGFLGRMLFSGDEATKKTRVLSGGERVRCMLARMMLKGANALVFDEPTNHLDLESITALNNGLIAFSEAILFTSHDHQFIETLANRIVEFLPEGYIDRAMSFEEYLESPEVARERERLSPDHADLKL
- a CDS encoding iron-sulfur cluster-binding oxidoreductase, with the translated sequence MNKLACGCPGSHVQTIERNETNTNAATGRLPSELRQWPTQLHLVPPSAPWLQNAHLLIAADCVPFAYGDFHRDFIKDRVLVNACPKLDDTSPYVEKLAAIIRQNDIQSITVTIMEVPCCRGLGLMAQEAVKQSGKDVPLEIAVIGIDGTRRS
- a CDS encoding carbonic anhydrase; the encoded protein is MKKVCIVLSVVAAMLLASGAPVLASSTAKKPSPDEAIAMLKAGNQRFVSGQSAHPHIDAKRIAQAAKENQGDHAYATIISCSDSRVPVEAIFDAGIMDIFVIRVAGNVVDTDEAGSIEYGLAHVNTPVMVVLGHTQCGAVTAVTHALHGEGHALERNIPTLVDNIEPAVKRAGQQYPQVHGDAIIPYAIEENVWQAIEDLFRESPATREMVKSGKAKVVGAMYVLETGNVEFLPEEKVQKILARVESSRNKAMDAMAH